A region of Planktomarina temperata RCA23 DNA encodes the following proteins:
- a CDS encoding ATP-binding protein: MSDAALIRIAIALERMSPAPLEAPDFAEAEAFLWHTSPDQLEPIAKVSRVDLDLLVGIDRSRDVLLENTLRFARGMSANNALLWGARGMGKSSLVKAVHAQINAQGLPLKVVELQREDLPSVTRLLALLRGAPYRFLLFCDDLSFSHDDQHYKSLKAVLDGGIAGRPDNVIFYATSNRRHLMPRDMIENERSSAINPGEAVEEKVSLSDRFGLWLGFHPCDQDQYLSMIEGYCAAHGVAVDPEVLRAEAIEWQATRGSRSGRVAWQFFVDLAGRHGVVV, from the coding sequence ATGAGTGATGCGGCTTTAATCCGAATTGCCATTGCGCTAGAGCGTATGTCGCCCGCCCCGCTTGAGGCTCCCGACTTTGCCGAGGCGGAGGCGTTTTTGTGGCACACAAGCCCCGATCAGTTGGAACCGATTGCCAAAGTGTCTCGGGTTGATCTTGATCTGCTCGTCGGCATCGACCGGTCGCGGGACGTTTTGCTTGAAAACACCCTGCGCTTTGCGCGCGGCATGTCGGCGAATAATGCGCTGTTGTGGGGCGCACGAGGGATGGGAAAATCCTCTCTGGTCAAAGCGGTGCATGCGCAGATCAATGCGCAAGGCCTGCCGTTGAAAGTGGTCGAGCTGCAACGCGAAGATTTGCCCTCGGTCACGCGCCTTCTGGCCTTGCTGCGCGGCGCGCCCTATCGCTTTTTACTGTTCTGTGATGATCTATCCTTTTCCCATGATGACCAGCATTATAAGTCTCTCAAAGCTGTTTTGGATGGGGGCATCGCGGGGCGTCCGGACAATGTGATTTTTTATGCCACCTCAAACCGCCGGCATCTCATGCCCCGCGATATGATCGAAAACGAGCGATCAAGCGCCATCAATCCGGGCGAGGCCGTCGAAGAAAAGGTCAGCCTGTCGGACCGTTTCGGGCTGTGGCTAGGCTTTCACCCTTGTGATCAAGATCAGTACCTGAGTATGATTGAGGGCTACTGCGCGGCTCATGGGGTCGCGGTAGACCCTGAAGTGCTGCGTGCAGAGGCGATCGAATGGCAGGCGACACGCGGCTCTCGTTCGGGCCGCGTGGCCTGGCAATTCTTCGTAGATTTGGCCGGCCGCCATGGGGTGGTGGTCTAG
- a CDS encoding peptidoglycan DD-metalloendopeptidase family protein, whose product MALKFGSKFILSLCAVTALAGCTNSFGLDVRDQFGGILDTTNAAENAVEERPEPDARGVITFPSYQVVLARTGDRIGDVAARIGVDADRLGRFNGIPQEAILRYGEVIALPSNMTAVAADGAPLTPTVVDISELSDDPSAGPKPAEPKRHRVVDGETVYTISRLYSVSAEDLAKWNSLSLTTALRPGQYLLIPITQNRPTPVSAPGEGSITPTPPSSTRPQPRGELPSAEAMTTPATADATAPVTVPVPVANTGPVTQASQSDARFMRPVSGTIIRSYKKGSNEGVDIGAPEGAAVSAADVGTVAAITEDTKGVAIVVIKHADRLLTVYTNVDNLLVKKGDAVTRGQEIAKVRAGTPSFLHFEVRKGLESVDPDDYI is encoded by the coding sequence ATGGCACTTAAATTTGGTTCTAAATTTATATTATCGCTGTGTGCGGTCACGGCACTTGCAGGCTGCACAAATAGTTTTGGCTTGGATGTGCGCGATCAATTCGGCGGCATTCTCGACACAACAAATGCGGCCGAAAATGCGGTGGAGGAGCGCCCTGAGCCTGATGCACGCGGGGTCATCACATTCCCAAGCTATCAAGTTGTCCTGGCCAGAACAGGTGACCGAATTGGCGATGTCGCCGCACGCATTGGCGTCGATGCAGATCGGTTGGGCCGATTTAATGGCATCCCGCAGGAGGCGATCTTGCGCTATGGCGAAGTGATTGCCCTGCCCTCAAATATGACAGCTGTGGCAGCAGATGGCGCCCCGCTCACCCCAACCGTGGTGGACATTAGTGAATTGTCAGATGATCCAAGCGCCGGACCAAAGCCCGCAGAGCCCAAGCGCCACCGGGTCGTTGATGGTGAAACGGTCTATACAATTTCTCGACTCTATTCGGTCTCTGCCGAGGATCTCGCGAAATGGAACAGTCTTAGCCTGACCACGGCGCTGCGCCCTGGGCAGTATCTGCTGATCCCTATCACTCAAAACCGACCCACTCCAGTCAGCGCGCCGGGCGAAGGCTCGATCACCCCCACACCGCCCAGCAGCACCCGCCCACAACCGCGCGGCGAACTGCCCTCAGCTGAGGCGATGACAACGCCAGCGACCGCCGACGCCACGGCGCCTGTGACCGTGCCTGTGCCTGTGGCCAATACCGGCCCCGTAACCCAAGCCTCGCAAAGCGACGCCCGTTTCATGCGGCCAGTCAGCGGTACGATTATTCGCAGCTATAAGAAAGGGTCAAATGAGGGCGTTGATATTGGGGCCCCAGAGGGCGCGGCGGTATCTGCCGCCGATGTCGGCACCGTCGCGGCCATCACCGAAGACACAAAGGGCGTTGCTATTGTTGTCATCAAACACGCCGACAGATTGCTGACAGTCTACACAAATGTCGACAACCTATTGGTGAAGAAAGGAGATGCGGTCACGCGCGGCCAAGAGATCGCCAAGGTCCGCGCGGGAACGCCTTCATTTTTGCACTTTGAAGTGCGCAAAGGCCTCGAATCCGTCGATCCCGATGACTATATTTAG
- a CDS encoding protein-L-isoaspartate(D-aspartate) O-methyltransferase — MDPAAERKMQFLFSLRSHGVTNKRVLTAMEKVDRGKYIRGTFEDRAYEDTPLPIACGQTISQPSIVALMTEALDVQPRSKVLEIGTGSGYQAAILSQLARRVYTVDRHSRLVKAARQVFEAEDISNIIAFTADGSRGLPEQAPFDRILLTAASEDPPGPLLAQLRIGGIMVLPVGQSDAVQTLVKVTKTEEGLDYQELRAVRFVPLLEGLGKENT; from the coding sequence ATGGACCCAGCCGCCGAACGTAAAATGCAATTTTTATTCTCCCTGCGCTCGCATGGTGTGACCAACAAGCGTGTGCTCACGGCTATGGAGAAAGTCGATCGTGGCAAATATATTCGCGGAACCTTTGAAGATCGCGCCTATGAAGACACGCCGCTGCCCATTGCCTGTGGTCAGACCATCTCCCAGCCGTCCATTGTCGCTTTAATGACCGAAGCGCTGGACGTGCAACCGCGCAGTAAGGTTTTGGAAATTGGCACGGGGTCAGGTTATCAGGCGGCCATATTGAGCCAATTGGCCCGGCGGGTTTATACCGTGGATCGACACAGCCGTCTTGTCAAAGCCGCGCGCCAGGTGTTTGAGGCCGAAGACATCTCCAATATCATCGCCTTTACCGCCGATGGCAGCCGCGGGCTGCCAGAGCAAGCGCCCTTTGATCGCATCCTTTTGACCGCAGCAAGCGAAGATCCGCCCGGCCCCCTGTTGGCACAATTGCGTATAGGCGGTATCATGGTCTTGCCCGTTGGACAGTCAGATGCCGTGCAGACCTTGGTAAAGGTGACCAAAACTGAAGAGGGTTTGGACTATCAAGAGTTAAGAGCCGTGCGCTTTGTGCCGCTTCTCGAAGGTCTGGGCAAAGAAAATACCTAA
- the surE gene encoding 5'/3'-nucleotidase SurE has translation MRILITNDDGIMAPGLQVLHDLAIQLAGPEGEVWTVAPQSEQSGVGHCISYTKPVLVHQYAARKFAVEGSPADCILAGLNDLLPQRPDLVLSGVNKGNNSAENTVYSGTIGAAMEAALAGVPSIALSQFYGPQNTDLDNSFEASAGHGVAAIQACLDAGFARAEDYALFYNINFPPVPSAAVLGMKAVKQGYRGDGAFGAHATNAPNGRKFLFMHGRPQQAPTQDGTDAAANLDGYISLTPMRADLTAHDQLANLARILG, from the coding sequence ATGCGTATACTTATCACAAATGACGACGGAATTATGGCGCCCGGCCTGCAGGTGCTGCATGATCTCGCAATCCAGCTGGCCGGCCCCGAGGGTGAGGTTTGGACAGTGGCGCCACAATCTGAGCAATCGGGTGTTGGCCATTGTATTTCTTACACGAAACCCGTGCTTGTGCATCAATATGCGGCGCGAAAGTTTGCAGTAGAAGGCTCTCCGGCCGATTGCATCCTGGCTGGGCTCAACGATCTATTGCCCCAGCGCCCGGATTTGGTTTTATCCGGCGTTAACAAAGGCAATAACTCTGCGGAAAATACCGTCTATTCCGGCACCATTGGTGCGGCGATGGAAGCGGCGCTTGCCGGGGTTCCCTCTATTGCCCTTTCGCAGTTTTACGGACCGCAAAACACGGATTTGGACAATAGTTTTGAGGCCAGTGCCGGTCACGGTGTTGCGGCCATTCAAGCTTGTCTGGATGCGGGCTTTGCGCGCGCTGAAGATTATGCATTGTTTTACAACATTAATTTTCCACCTGTTCCGTCCGCCGCAGTCTTGGGGATGAAGGCTGTTAAACAAGGGTATCGTGGTGACGGGGCCTTTGGTGCACATGCCACCAATGCGCCAAATGGCCGAAAATTCTTATTCATGCACGGCCGGCCGCAGCAAGCGCCAACACAGGATGGCACAGACGCCGCGGCGAATTTGGACGGCTATATCTCTCTCACACCCATGCGAGCAGATTTGACCGCGCATGACCAACTGGCAAACCTGGCCAGAATTTTGGGCTAA
- a CDS encoding SDR family NAD(P)-dependent oxidoreductase: protein MTYPILITGASRGLGAALALQLAQKFHIVAVAKTTGGLEDLDDRIQACGGQATLAPIDVTDVNAVRHLCRSIHDRWGGLHLWAHCAIHAAPLAPANCIDARDWDKSIKLNVTTTGMLIPNIAPLLHQSGTAVFFDDPCGGEKFFGSYGATKSAQIALAKSWQAETAKTGPKVEILTPAPMPTATRARFYPGEDRSALSSCDSEAARIITALDLFAAA, encoded by the coding sequence ATGACATATCCCATTCTCATCACTGGCGCCTCGCGTGGGCTTGGCGCAGCTTTGGCGCTTCAGCTTGCGCAGAAATTTCACATTGTCGCTGTGGCAAAGACCACGGGTGGGCTTGAAGACTTGGATGACCGCATCCAAGCCTGCGGTGGCCAAGCAACCCTCGCGCCCATTGATGTCACAGACGTGAATGCCGTGCGCCATCTGTGCCGATCGATCCATGATCGCTGGGGCGGGCTGCACCTATGGGCCCATTGCGCAATACATGCCGCCCCCCTGGCGCCGGCCAATTGCATAGATGCCCGCGATTGGGACAAATCAATCAAGCTCAACGTCACCACCACCGGCATGTTGATCCCCAATATCGCGCCCTTATTGCATCAGAGCGGAACGGCTGTTTTCTTTGACGACCCCTGCGGCGGGGAAAAATTCTTTGGCAGCTATGGCGCCACAAAATCGGCGCAGATCGCCTTGGCCAAAAGCTGGCAGGCCGAGACCGCTAAAACCGGCCCCAAAGTCGAAATCCTCACCCCCGCCCCCATGCCCACGGCCACGCGCGCGCGCTTCTATCCCGGTGAAGATCGCAGTGCCTTGAGCAGTTGCGACAGCGAAGCGGCCCGGATAATTACAGCCCTAGACCTGTTTGCCGCCGCGTAA
- the purF gene encoding amidophosphoribosyltransferase produces the protein MHTNPFDDDKLREECGVFGVIGTADAANFTALGLHALQHRGQEAGGIVTHDETLGFNSVRRFGYVRDNFTSAKIMEQLPGDLSIGHVRYSTAGSKGNTAMRDVQPFFGEFSMGGAAIAHNGNITNANSLRKELIGRGSIFQSSSDSECIIHLMARSLQQNIPQRMEDALRRVEGAFSIVAMTQTQLIGVRDPLGVRPLVLGQLGDGWVLSSETCALDITGAEFVREIHPGEMVVITANGVESSYPFRPARPRFCVFEHIYFSRPDSILGGRSVYETREAIGRELAKEAPVEADLVCPVPDSGTPAAIGFSLESGIPYAMGIIRNQYMGRTFIEPSEQIRNMGVRLKLNVNRALIRGKRVILVDDSVVRGTTSRKIKEMILDAGAAEVHFRIASPPTAWPCFYGVDTPDREKLLAATMSEEEMRQHLAVDSLKFISLNGLYRAVGGTDRDSAQPQYCDACFSGDYPVIPSDQISSGFQMKAAE, from the coding sequence ATGCACACAAATCCCTTTGACGACGATAAACTGCGCGAAGAATGCGGCGTATTTGGGGTGATTGGGACAGCGGATGCGGCGAATTTCACCGCCCTTGGCTTACATGCTTTGCAACATCGCGGCCAAGAGGCTGGCGGCATTGTCACCCATGATGAAACCCTCGGCTTCAATTCTGTGCGTCGCTTTGGCTATGTGCGCGACAATTTCACCAGTGCAAAAATCATGGAGCAGCTGCCGGGCGATCTGTCGATCGGACATGTGCGCTATTCGACCGCCGGATCCAAGGGCAACACGGCGATGCGCGATGTGCAGCCTTTTTTCGGTGAGTTTTCCATGGGCGGCGCGGCGATTGCGCATAATGGCAATATTACCAATGCCAATTCTCTGCGCAAAGAATTGATTGGACGCGGGTCGATTTTCCAATCCTCCTCGGACAGCGAATGCATTATTCACCTTATGGCCCGCAGCCTCCAGCAGAACATCCCGCAACGGATGGAAGATGCGTTGCGCCGCGTTGAAGGGGCGTTTTCCATCGTTGCCATGACACAAACCCAGCTGATTGGCGTGCGCGATCCATTGGGCGTGCGGCCTTTGGTCTTGGGTCAATTGGGCGATGGTTGGGTACTCAGCTCCGAAACCTGCGCTTTAGATATCACTGGCGCCGAGTTTGTGCGCGAAATTCACCCCGGCGAGATGGTGGTTATCACCGCCAATGGCGTCGAAAGCAGTTATCCTTTTCGCCCGGCGCGGCCGCGGTTTTGTGTCTTCGAGCACATCTATTTCAGCCGCCCCGACAGCATCCTTGGCGGCCGAAGCGTTTATGAAACCCGCGAGGCCATCGGCCGCGAATTGGCCAAAGAAGCGCCGGTAGAAGCCGACCTCGTTTGCCCTGTGCCCGACAGCGGCACGCCTGCGGCGATTGGATTTTCGCTTGAATCGGGCATTCCCTATGCCATGGGCATCATTCGCAATCAGTATATGGGCCGGACCTTCATTGAGCCCAGCGAGCAAATTCGCAACATGGGCGTGCGTTTGAAGCTGAATGTGAACCGGGCTTTGATCCGCGGCAAGCGGGTGATTTTGGTGGATGACAGCGTGGTGCGCGGAACCACATCGCGCAAAATTAAAGAGATGATCCTAGACGCTGGCGCCGCTGAAGTGCATTTCCGCATCGCCAGTCCGCCAACGGCTTGGCCCTGCTTTTATGGAGTAGATACGCCAGATCGCGAAAAACTATTGGCGGCGACCATGTCCGAAGAGGAGATGCGCCAACATTTGGCCGTCGACAGTTTGAAATTTATCTCGCTCAATGGGCTTTACCGCGCGGTTGGCGGCACCGACCGCGACAGCGCACAGCCGCAATATTGCGACGCGTGTTTCAGCGGCGACTATCCCGTGATCCCCTCAGATCAAATCTCCAGCGGGTTTCAAATGAAGGCCGCTGAGTAG
- a CDS encoding CvpA family protein → MDGFTIVDGGVAIAIVMSALLAYSRGLVREIMAIAGWIAAAFIAFVFADMAQPLVRQIPYLGDMLGDSCELLIVASFAIVFALSLLLVSLFTPLFSAIVQRSIFGGFDQMLGFFFGVVRGVVLVAVGFFIYFTVMPNQDIVALETSRSAAVFERYVDDVQDQNPEAALGWLRTQYDQLVGECSA, encoded by the coding sequence GTGGACGGTTTTACAATAGTCGACGGCGGTGTTGCGATAGCGATCGTGATGTCAGCCTTGCTGGCCTATTCTCGCGGCCTCGTGCGTGAGATTATGGCCATTGCCGGCTGGATCGCGGCGGCATTCATTGCATTTGTTTTTGCCGACATGGCGCAACCATTGGTGCGACAAATTCCTTATCTGGGCGATATGTTGGGTGACAGCTGCGAATTGTTGATTGTTGCCAGCTTTGCCATCGTATTTGCGCTGTCCTTGCTCTTGGTCTCCCTCTTCACACCGCTGTTTTCGGCCATTGTGCAACGCTCCATCTTTGGGGGCTTTGACCAAATGCTGGGCTTTTTCTTCGGGGTGGTCCGCGGTGTTGTCTTGGTGGCCGTCGGGTTTTTCATCTACTTCACCGTGATGCCGAACCAAGATATTGTGGCGCTAGAGACATCACGCTCAGCCGCAGTCTTTGAGCGCTATGTGGACGATGTTCAGGATCAAAACCCGGAAGCCGCATTGGGTTGGTTAAGAACTCAATACGATCAACTGGTTGGCGAGTGCAGCGCATAA
- the radA gene encoding DNA repair protein RadA — MAKATFTCSKCGASHSKWAGQCDSCMEWNTLVDQGPLSAGPGKTLGGKRGRTITLTDLATVEEPPARTMAGVAELDRVLGGGLVKASALLVGGDPGIGKSTLLLQAAARFARNGLKVIYISGEEATAQVRMRAQRLGLSESPVILAAETNLRDILTTLDAEKPDLVIIDSIQTMWADHIEAAPGSVSQVRSSAHELTSYAKRKGVAVIMVGHVTKDGQIAGPRVVEHMVDTVLYFEGERNHQFRLLRAVKNRFGPADEIGVFEMTGKGLVEVKNPSALFLSERGKTTAGSAVFAGIEGTRPVLCEFQALVAPSPHGQARRSVVGWDGQRLAMILAVLEARCGIPFTGLDVYLNVAGGMRVTEPAADLAVAAALISAREDAALPRDAVIFGEISLSGALRPVSQAENRLKEAQKLGFCQALAPAAKKLEDIAGITLRPIDDLAQFVEDLFGSR; from the coding sequence AGCTGCATGGAGTGGAACACTCTGGTGGACCAAGGTCCGCTCTCGGCCGGTCCAGGCAAAACCCTTGGCGGCAAACGGGGCCGGACCATCACGCTGACCGATCTGGCCACGGTGGAAGAACCGCCCGCGCGCACCATGGCTGGCGTGGCAGAATTGGACCGGGTTTTGGGAGGCGGATTGGTCAAGGCCAGCGCGCTCTTGGTCGGTGGGGATCCTGGGATCGGCAAATCCACTCTGTTGCTGCAGGCCGCCGCACGTTTCGCCCGCAATGGTTTGAAGGTCATTTACATCTCTGGCGAGGAAGCCACGGCGCAGGTGCGCATGCGCGCCCAACGCCTTGGTCTTAGCGAAAGCCCTGTGATCCTCGCCGCTGAGACCAATCTGCGCGATATTCTGACCACCTTGGATGCTGAAAAGCCCGATTTGGTCATCATCGATTCCATTCAAACCATGTGGGCCGATCACATCGAAGCGGCCCCCGGCTCGGTTAGCCAAGTAAGATCCTCTGCCCATGAGCTGACCAGCTATGCCAAACGCAAGGGCGTGGCGGTGATTATGGTCGGGCATGTCACCAAAGACGGGCAAATCGCCGGGCCACGGGTAGTGGAGCATATGGTCGATACGGTTTTATATTTCGAAGGCGAGCGCAATCATCAGTTTCGCCTGCTGCGCGCCGTGAAAAACCGCTTCGGGCCGGCCGATGAAATTGGTGTTTTTGAGATGACCGGCAAGGGTTTGGTCGAAGTCAAAAACCCCTCTGCTCTCTTTTTGTCCGAACGCGGTAAGACAACAGCAGGCTCCGCGGTCTTTGCCGGGATAGAGGGCACGCGCCCAGTCCTCTGCGAGTTTCAAGCCCTTGTCGCCCCCTCGCCGCACGGGCAGGCGCGACGCTCCGTTGTTGGCTGGGATGGGCAAAGGCTGGCGATGATTCTTGCCGTATTGGAAGCCCGCTGCGGCATCCCCTTCACCGGTCTAGATGTCTACTTAAATGTGGCCGGAGGTATGCGTGTCACAGAACCGGCGGCTGACCTGGCCGTGGCCGCAGCCTTAATTTCCGCCCGTGAAGACGCAGCTTTGCCAAGAGATGCCGTTATTTTTGGAGAAATTTCGCTCTCAGGCGCGTTAAGACCCGTCTCACAGGCAGAAAATAGGTTGAAAGAAGCGCAGAAACTTGGTTTCTGTCAGGCGCTGGCGCCGGCCGCCAAAAAACTTGAAGATATTGCGGGAATTACATTGCGGCCAATTGATGATTTGGCTCAATTTGTTGAAGACCTGTTCGGAAGCCGCTAA